In one window of Desulfurispora thermophila DSM 16022 DNA:
- the tmk gene encoding dTMP kinase: protein MSFFVFEGIDGAGKTTQCRLLAEALQKDGHRVVAVREPGGTALGEQLRQILLAGEGLKIAPTAELFLFLAARAQLLTERILPALSGRQVVLADRFTTSTLAYQGYGRGIPLKALEDAMYLAGGPLTPRRQFLLDIAPQKALERLGPERDRLERLGESFLAAVRQGYLELAARWPKQFVVLDATLPPAELHRRIYAEVGRVLRGEDWN from the coding sequence ATGAGCTTCTTCGTCTTCGAAGGCATAGACGGCGCGGGCAAGACCACCCAGTGCCGCCTGCTGGCCGAAGCACTGCAAAAAGATGGCCACCGGGTGGTCGCCGTGCGCGAACCGGGCGGCACCGCCCTGGGCGAGCAACTGCGCCAGATCCTGCTGGCCGGCGAAGGCCTGAAAATTGCCCCCACCGCCGAACTCTTCCTTTTTCTGGCCGCCCGGGCCCAGCTGCTCACCGAACGGATCCTCCCGGCCCTGTCCGGGCGGCAGGTGGTGCTGGCCGATCGCTTCACCACCTCCACCCTGGCCTACCAGGGCTACGGGCGGGGCATACCCCTAAAAGCGCTGGAAGATGCCATGTACCTGGCCGGCGGTCCCCTCACCCCCCGCCGCCAGTTTTTGTTGGACATCGCGCCGCAAAAGGCGCTGGAGCGCCTGGGGCCGGAGCGGGACCGGCTGGAGAGGCTGGGGGAAAGTTTTCTGGCCGCGGTGCGCCAGGGCTATCTGGAACTGGCCGCCCGCTGGCCCAAACAATTCGTGGTGCTGGATGCTACGCTGCCGCCTGCGGAGCTGCACCGGCGCATTTATGCAGAAGTGGGCAGAGTGCTGCGGGGGGAAGATTGGAATTAA
- the holB gene encoding DNA polymerase III subunit delta' has translation MARKNKRAQAGAAVPGENYDSGAGLKAPDAGAKTPQLAAVYGHRAAVRALRGALQQERVAHAYLLAGPAGVGKKTLARALAAALLCRHPQQGDACGRCDFCRYTAAGQHPDWLTVRPQGASIKIEQLRQLQHQVQDGPRLSRHLAVVLEQAEKMTREAANSLLKILEDPPPGVVFILLSENPRLLLPTVLSRCQLFQLVPLPPEELQVALAELTGRSGAELSALVLRSGGSLGRALELLEQGEAEYWPVAVNLWQIVQDGDMAAALALPPPREDRAFWGEVAGALLLLWRDALVWQQTGRTDMLLTASGLHPRLEQAVRRWPPVLLWRAMQRTRSLGAVLAGGANIRLALEAYLGELIELVILCRE, from the coding sequence TTGGCGCGAAAAAACAAGCGGGCGCAGGCCGGCGCGGCTGTTCCGGGGGAGAACTATGATTCTGGTGCGGGTTTAAAAGCGCCGGATGCCGGCGCAAAGACGCCGCAACTGGCCGCTGTGTACGGCCACCGGGCCGCGGTGCGGGCCCTGCGCGGCGCGCTGCAGCAGGAGCGGGTGGCCCATGCCTACCTGCTGGCCGGCCCGGCCGGGGTGGGCAAAAAAACCCTGGCCCGGGCGCTGGCCGCTGCGCTGCTCTGCCGCCACCCGCAGCAGGGCGATGCCTGCGGCCGCTGCGATTTTTGCCGCTACACGGCGGCGGGACAGCACCCGGATTGGCTGACAGTGCGCCCCCAGGGGGCCAGCATTAAAATAGAACAGTTGCGCCAGCTGCAGCATCAGGTGCAGGACGGGCCGCGCCTTTCCCGCCATCTGGCGGTGGTGCTGGAGCAGGCTGAAAAAATGACCCGGGAGGCGGCCAATTCGCTGCTTAAAATACTGGAGGACCCGCCGCCGGGAGTGGTTTTTATCTTGCTGAGCGAGAACCCGCGCCTTTTGCTGCCCACTGTGCTCTCCCGCTGCCAGCTCTTCCAGCTGGTCCCCCTGCCGCCCGAAGAGCTGCAGGTGGCGCTGGCCGAATTAACCGGCCGCTCCGGTGCGGAGCTGTCCGCTCTGGTTCTGCGCAGCGGGGGCAGTTTAGGACGGGCGCTGGAGCTGCTGGAACAGGGCGAGGCCGAGTACTGGCCGGTGGCTGTAAACCTGTGGCAGATTGTGCAGGATGGTGATATGGCCGCCGCCCTGGCCCTACCGCCGCCCCGGGAGGACCGCGCTTTCTGGGGTGAGGTGGCCGGGGCGCTGCTGCTGCTCTGGCGGGACGCACTGGTCTGGCAGCAGACCGGGCGGACCGATATGCTGCTCACCGCGTCCGGGCTGCACCCCCGCCTGGAGCAGGCCGTAAGGCGCTGGCCGCCCGTCCTGCTGTGGCGCGCCATGCAGCGCACCCGGAGCCTGGGTGCGGTGCTGGCCGGCGGGGCCAACATCCGCCTGGCCCTGGAGGCCTATCTGGGCGAATTGATTGAGCTGGTAATATTATGTCGGGAGTGA
- a CDS encoding PSP1 domain-containing protein, with protein MSGVIRLEQQVVGVRFKKAGKIYYFAPGEIELQVGDGVIVETARGVEYGEVVVGPRQVPEAEIVAPLKTVLRKATDEDRQQLALSREKEAQAYQIALEKIAAHGLPMKLVGVEQTFDGNKIIFYFTADGRIDFRELVKDLAAVFRTRIELRQIGVRDEAKMMGGLGCCGRELCCATWLADFESVSIRMAKDQNLSLNPGKISGICGRLMCCLKYENEVYEQARANFPEVGSRVITPQGEGRVTVINIFRNTVSVELKETKVVQEYTREQIAPKGGVKEDDTAPGPAAAADRDEDAGDIAGLLQD; from the coding sequence ATGTCGGGAGTGATCCGGTTGGAACAACAGGTAGTGGGAGTGCGCTTTAAAAAAGCGGGTAAAATATATTATTTCGCTCCGGGCGAGATAGAGCTGCAGGTGGGGGACGGGGTGATTGTGGAGACCGCACGCGGTGTGGAGTATGGCGAGGTGGTGGTGGGTCCGCGCCAGGTGCCCGAGGCGGAGATCGTGGCTCCGCTGAAGACCGTGCTGCGCAAGGCCACGGATGAGGACAGGCAGCAGCTGGCCTTAAGCCGGGAAAAGGAAGCCCAGGCTTATCAAATCGCTTTGGAGAAAATTGCCGCCCACGGCCTGCCCATGAAGCTGGTGGGCGTGGAGCAGACTTTTGACGGCAACAAGATTATCTTTTATTTCACCGCCGACGGGCGGATTGATTTTCGCGAACTGGTCAAGGATCTGGCGGCGGTTTTCCGCACCCGCATCGAGCTGCGCCAGATCGGCGTGCGGGACGAGGCCAAAATGATGGGCGGCCTGGGCTGCTGCGGCCGCGAACTGTGCTGCGCCACCTGGCTGGCCGATTTCGAGTCGGTGTCCATTCGCATGGCCAAGGACCAGAACCTTTCCCTCAACCCGGGCAAAATTTCCGGCATCTGCGGCCGGTTGATGTGCTGCCTCAAGTATGAAAACGAGGTCTACGAGCAGGCGCGGGCCAATTTCCCCGAGGTGGGCAGCCGGGTGATCACACCCCAGGGCGAGGGCCGGGTGACGGTAATAAATATTTTCCGCAACACGGTTTCGGTGGAGTTAAAAGAAACCAAAGTGGTGCAGGAATATACCCGGGAGCAGATCGCTCCCAAGGGAGGGGTTAAGGAAGATGACACAGCCCCTGGGCCTGCTGCTGCGGCAGACCGAGATGAGGATGCAGGAGATATTGCAGGACTTCTCCAGGATTAA
- a CDS encoding initiation control protein YabA, with protein MTQPLGLLLRQTEMRMQEILQDFSRIKRYAQLLEEENQRLKEALAALARGEGDAAAGVNGEAGGQLAALYRQGFHVCHAAFGGLREQECLFCLALLRGSSRQTSDFGGQEK; from the coding sequence ATGACACAGCCCCTGGGCCTGCTGCTGCGGCAGACCGAGATGAGGATGCAGGAGATATTGCAGGACTTCTCCAGGATTAAACGTTATGCCCAGTTGCTGGAGGAGGAGAACCAGCGCTTAAAAGAGGCCCTGGCCGCGCTGGCCCGGGGCGAGGGCGATGCGGCGGCCGGGGTGAACGGAGAGGCGGGCGGCCAGCTGGCCGCACTGTACCGGCAGGGGTTCCATGTCTGCCATGCGGCCTTTGGCGGGTTGCGGGAGCAGGAGTGCCTGTTTTGTCTGGCCCTGCTGCGGGGAAGCAGTCGTCAGACGTCGGACTTCGGCGGTCAGGAAAAATAA
- the rsmI gene encoding 16S rRNA (cytidine(1402)-2'-O)-methyltransferase, whose product MTGRPKADTAAPGSGTLYLCATPIGNLGDITLRALEVLRSVDLVAAEDTRRTRQLLAHYDIHVPLTSFHEHNWKSKGPQLVRQLQEGRSIALVTDAGMPGISDPGSELVALAVEAGLKVVPVPGATAAIAALVVSGLPAERFCFEGFLPARAAERRRALKALAGERRTLVFYEAVHRVDKTLADMLEVLGDRRICVARELTKLHEEIWRGTLAGAVEYFSGRPLKGEFTLVVEGAADEERRMLDTVTDNRANVSFTLGRHGADTLPDARQITALGLAEDPAPTGTAQVPAAPSAGRGSVLAPVEGEALAPPDPVRALLRELIARGLSRRDAAAEAARQLGLSRRQLYRLAAKLSGEE is encoded by the coding sequence GTGACTGGTAGACCGAAGGCGGATACAGCCGCACCGGGTAGCGGCACGCTCTATTTGTGCGCCACGCCCATCGGCAACCTGGGTGACATAACTTTGCGCGCCCTGGAAGTGCTGCGCAGTGTGGATCTGGTGGCCGCCGAGGACACCCGGCGCACCCGCCAGTTGCTGGCCCACTACGACATCCACGTGCCTTTGACCAGCTTTCACGAGCACAACTGGAAGAGCAAGGGCCCGCAGCTGGTGCGGCAGTTGCAGGAGGGCCGCAGCATTGCCCTGGTTACCGATGCCGGCATGCCCGGCATTTCCGACCCGGGCAGCGAACTGGTGGCTCTGGCGGTTGAGGCCGGGCTAAAGGTGGTACCCGTGCCCGGGGCTACGGCGGCCATTGCCGCTCTGGTGGTGTCGGGCCTGCCGGCGGAGCGCTTTTGCTTTGAGGGCTTTTTGCCCGCCCGGGCGGCCGAGCGACGGCGGGCCCTCAAGGCCCTGGCCGGGGAAAGGCGCACGCTGGTCTTTTACGAGGCGGTGCACCGGGTGGACAAAACCCTGGCCGACATGCTGGAGGTGCTGGGCGACCGGCGTATCTGCGTGGCCCGGGAGCTGACCAAGCTGCACGAGGAGATCTGGCGGGGCACGCTGGCCGGGGCGGTGGAGTATTTCAGCGGCCGGCCGCTCAAGGGCGAGTTCACCCTGGTGGTGGAGGGGGCGGCGGATGAGGAGCGGCGAATGCTGGACACCGTTACGGATAACCGGGCGAATGTTAGTTTTACCTTGGGACGGCATGGGGCCGACACGCTGCCGGATGCGCGACAGATAACTGCCTTAGGACTGGCGGAAGACCCAGCGCCGACTGGTACGGCACAGGTGCCGGCAGCGCCATCCGCAGGTCGGGGATCGGTTCTTGCCCCGGTGGAAGGGGAGGCTTTGGCCCCTCCCGACCCGGTCCGCGCCCTGCTGCGGGAGCTTATTGCCAGGGGGCTCTCCCGGCGCGATGCGGCGGCCGAAGCCGCGCGGCAGCTGGGCCTGTCCCGCCGCCAGCTCTACCGGCTGGCGGCCAAGTTGAGCGGGGAAGAATAG